The segment TTCTGCCGCAGGCCGACCGCTATCGGCTCGATCAGCATCGGCTCCGACGCGATCGCCACCGCGCCGTCCGTGCCGTCCACCTGCTTGGCGATCTTCGTGGCGGTCATCTGGTTGGTCACGAAGCCCTTCACCTTGTTCTGCTCGAGTGCGAGAAACGCCGAACTGGTATCGTGGAAAGTGACCGCCTGGCCATCCTTGATCGAAATCGGAATCGACTGCGCGGACGTCGAGCCGTCGGCGGCGCTGATCTTTTGCCCCGTGAAATCAGCCAGTTTCTTGCTGGCGTCGGCCTTCTTCACAACCAGAACTTCTTTGGTGGAATAGTACGAATCGCTGAAGGCAATCTGCGTGGCGCGGGTCTTCGTATACGCCAGGTTCGCCACCACGATATCGACGCGCCCCAGCTTCAATTGTGGAATGCGTGCTTCCACCGCCAGCGGCTCCAGCTTCGCCTTCACGCCCAGTTGTTTCGCCACGGCGTTGCAGAGGTCCACGTC is part of the Trinickia caryophylli genome and harbors:
- a CDS encoding transporter substrate-binding domain-containing protein; translated protein: MPTFDQQWVALHIHFRSITMQAKKIFSGMLVVGGALASIAPAHADQLADIKTHGELSCGVYSNVEPFSYPNAQTRQLEGMDVDLCNAVAKQLGVKAKLEPLAVEARIPQLKLGRVDIVVANLAYTKTRATQIAFSDSYYSTKEVLVVKKADASKKLADFTGQKISAADGSTSAQSIPISIKDGQAVTFHDTSSAFLALEQNKVKGFVTNQMTATKIAKQVDGTDGAVAIASEPMLIEPIAVGLRQNEPAMLSAVNKALATLEQSGEMSTIFNKWLGPKTPYGLTRTDKVTPINQLKFTPVS